The following proteins are co-located in the Vigna angularis cultivar LongXiaoDou No.4 chromosome 2, ASM1680809v1, whole genome shotgun sequence genome:
- the LOC128195547 gene encoding uncharacterized protein LOC128195547, producing MGYRNVKDLWYSLDCGPVLEDCLEPLLDDKGACHLINIAMLNGEAHLYVAHRVCEPEYLLQLEYFSEPQINRPSGEGQVERECGDLQVDRPSGEGEVQRESTEKQVEIEVGEADVEAVGETEVETVAPEVEPESEVEPEMIEVEVDVVADVEAMVEVQTEAMIDVQPEVEPESEVALEMIEVEVDVVADVEDVVELQSELVEDVGVEAQVEVQHDGVEAQVEAESDSNAEGNMAVGVNVDGQSDVEGQAEEEGEVEGNGVEADEYDVRSWNGSEEDVLIDHGDEVGFDIFEATNEVEFGGPRGLSDSDWESESLNSVVESDNTDDDKDGYGDFGVFSIPKTMEQYKWEVGTYFNDKKDFTEAIRSYGVENGRKLKVYKNDKRRVRVRSCGAKGKCPWNAYCAYKAAENTWQLRKIVDNHTCSREFNIRLMTSKWLSGRLEKTIK from the coding sequence ATGGGTTATAGGAATGTAAAGGACTTATGGTATTCATTGGATTGTGGTCCTGTATTAGAAGATTGTTTGGAACCTTTATTAGATGACAAGGGTGCTTGTCATCTGATCAATATTGCTATGTTGAATGGTGAAGCTCACCTTTATGTTGCACATAGGGTGTGTGAACCTGAGTATCTTCTGCAGTTGGAATACTTTTCTGAACCCCAAATTAATAGACCTAGTGGTGAAGGACAAGTTGAGAGAGAGTGTGGTGATTTACAAGTTGATAGACCTAGTGGTGAAGGAGAAGTTCAGAGAGAGAGTACTGAAAAGCAAGTTGAGATAGAGGTTGGTGAAGCAGATGTTGAGGCAGTGGGTGAAACAGAGGTTGAGACAGTAGCACCTGAGGTAGAACCTGAATCAGAAGTTGAGCCAGAAATGATAGAAGTTGAGGTTGATGTAGTGGCTGATGTAGAGGCTATGGTAGAAGTTCAGACAGAGGCAATGATTGATGTACAACCTGAGGTAGAACCTGAATCAGAAGTAGCCCTAGAAATGATTGAAGTTGAGGTTGATGTAGTGGCCGATGTAGAGGATGTCGTAGAATTACAATCAGAGCTAGTGGAGGATGTTGGTGTGGAGGCACAGGTTGAGGTACAGCATGATGGTGTAGAGGCACAGGTTGAGGCAGAGAGTGATTCAAATGCTGAGGGAAACATGGCTGTTGGTGTGAATGTAGACGGGCAGTCTGATGTGGAGGGGCAGGCAGAAGAAGAGGGTGAGGTAGAGGGTAATGGAGTAGAAGCTGATGAGTATGATGTTAGAAGTTGGAATGGGTCCGAAGAGGATGTATTGATTGACCATGGAGATGAAGTGGGATTTGATATATTTGAAGCTACTAATGAAGTTGAATTTGGTGGACCTAGGGGTTTATCTGATAGTGATTGGGAATCTGAGAGTTTGAACAGTGTTGTGGAAAGTGATAACACAGATGATGACAAGGATGGGTATGgggattttggtgttttttcAATACCCAAAACTATGGAACAATATAAATGGGAAGTGGGCACGTACTTCAATGACAAAAAAGATTTTACAGAAGCTATAAGATCGTATGGAGTAGAGAATGgtagaaaattaaaagtttataaaaatgacaaaagaagagTGCGTGTCAGATCTTGTGGGGCAAAAGGGAAATGTCCTTGGAATGCATATTGTGCATATAAGGCAGCTGAAAATACATGGCAACTAAGGAAAATTGTAGACAACCACACTTGTAGTAGAGAATTTAACATCCGTTTAATGACTTCAAAATGGTTGAGTGGGAGGTTAGAGAAGACTATAAAATAG